The DNA region GACCTTGGAGCTTTGAAAAACTCCTGCCACACAACGAGGTTTCAAAACCATTTATATGAAGACCCTTTCACTCAGCGCAGATATAAGATGATCTAATTAGTCTTTCCGCGTCAGCCTTTCCGCAGCAAACTTATTTTCCACAAGGCTGACTCATGTATCAGACATTTGATGTCACCACACGATATCAGAGACAAATGTTGTATCATGCCTATGTGTAGCGACATTATTGGACATCGTACCCGTTGTTTAACACTTTGAAGGTCGGCCATAGTAAAGTATTTTCATCAGAAATGAAGATTGGCGAACTGCGACCAGAACAGTCGGCGACGGTTGAAGCTTTAGTGCGTGAACTACAAAACTTGGATAGCAGTGCATTTCCTGCTTTGTACTCTTTGGCAGAAAATGGTATGATTTGCTTCCAAAGACTGATTTTTTTCAGAACTCTTCCGTCTGCGTGGCGGCATTGCGGACTCATTTGACTTGGTCAGCAACAAACCTGTAAAAGTGAGGGCAAAAATAGAAATTCCTCAGGCACAATATCCTGCTATTAATTTCGTTGGGAAACTTCTTGGTCCGGGAGGTCAGACACTGAGAGCAGTGCAAGAAACCACCAAAACAAAAATGGCGATCTTAGGTGCTGGCAGTCTAAGAGATGACGCTAAGGAAAAGCAGCTCCTTTCCAATGGTGATCCGAAATATCAGCACCTCAAGCAAAAGCTGCACCTTCAAGTTGATAGTTTAGGTCCACCCTCGGAATCATGTTATCGGTTAGCCCATGCATTAGCGGAAGTAAGGAAAATCATGCTACCAGTGAGTTGATGTTTTCAAAGTTATGTACGGTTATAGGAGCAAACAGAACCCACAGCTCAACAGTGGGTCCAGCAAAATCAGCCTTTGCCCGTGGCCGGAAGGAATGTTTCCGTCAGAAATATCCGTCCCCCTTTGCGCGGTCCGCCACCACCACCACTTCAAGCTCCCTTCGCTGCACCTCCAGTGCAGCTTCCTTTCCGTGGTCGAGGTAAGCCTTGGATAGGCAGAGGTGTTGCCAAGAACGGTGTTGCTATCCAACCACCAGTTCCTGTTGCTTCCGAGGTGTTTGCTAATGATGTGAATACCGTTGCCTACCCTCCAATAACTCTGTATGAGCAGAATGAGTTCAATTCCCATGTTTTTGAAGATTTCGGAACGAACTATGGTAGGTCGGGTAGCTTCGCTTTTTCCCCTATTTTGTGCAGCTCTTTGCGGGTTTAATTGAggtctaaatttttaatctagGACAAGACGACACTTGGGGAAAAGTCAGCATCCCAGAACCTCGCGGACGAGGCCGAGGCCATCCCTACGCGCGTCCAGGAATCAATAATGATCACAATAATTTCGGGTAAATAACTAATTTGACCATGAGGCTCCGTcatcaaaaataatcaataatgacaATGAAGCCAGAGGTGCATTTCATGTTTGTCTTCGCCAATCAAATACCACTAAACTCGGTAAAAAAAATTTGCTTAAATTATCTAACTGCTTGTCTGTAGTACTGTCTAAATATGTAATGATAAAATTAAACTTGTtaaattcactaaataaatACCATAATACCTCTGTCAATATCCTAATTATGGATACTTCGCCTTTTTTACTTGAAATAGGTTTGTTAGCTAACTTTAATACTGTCATGCGTGTGATTATATCTTGCCTCAATGAGTAGTAAAGTTAATTGGAATAATACCCGTGGAATTACATGTTTTTAACTCAACTAAATTTTGAGATCGTCGTTTCCTTATTTTAACAGGACCGGTAAAGTGCAGACTGTCAGTATCTGGAAATATCCATACAATGCCAATTTTAATACATAAAACTAATTTCCCATCCATCTCCAACTTGTAAGGTTAAGTCGTAATATCTACTCTGctgtaaataagtaaattttaTGTTTCACTGACTTTCATAAAGTCTTGTTGCATTTATGCGTTTCTCGATAGTTCATGCGTCAGAGATCCTCCGTAGATTTTCTTGCTTGGGTCTCGGTAATCTGGTTTAATGTTGATTAACATGAAAGGCTTTGTATACGCTGCTGATTCAAACCCAATTTCCTTCGCTTAATCACATCGCCATGTAAATGCAGTGCGGACAGTGGTTGCTGGATTATCAACCACTATTCCGTTAGTTGTATCACACTTCAAAGTACACAAAGTCCCCACTGGTACTACTGTGACTTGCGCAGTCAGTTAATTAGTTTCAAAAGTTAGTTTTGTAATGTACTAGCTGTTTCGTTATAGTGCTAGCTAGTATACAAATGTTCCTaaactacttacaagtagtacTGAATCGTCTAGTTTGTTTCATAGTATTTTTTATTACAAACTCGGTTAATGATCAGATTTTAGCACTCATATCAAGAATAACTAACTCGTAAAATGAACCCTCAAATTCCATTCTGGGTGGTTTTATCAGGTCTTATTGGTAGCTCAGTATTAAAGAATGTCAAGTGACGTTTGTTCATGTTTGCATAATTATTCCTACGGAGGTCCAGTTTCTTCACCGATTGACCTAATTTCAGTTCAGGTAGGGCATTCCAATTATTTACCACTCGGTGGAAAATACAGGTTCCCACTCTGCGTTCGGTCGCGGTTGTTACACATTTTGACCTCGATGATTCGTCCTAGAAAGAATAAAAAGATGTTAACCTTCAGATCATTATTAAAGATACATATTGTCTAAACCTTACGTTTTGCGATTAAAAAATAAGGTAGTTTTAGTCGCTCGTTATGGTAGTTTGAAAAATCAGTTACCACATTCATGCCCACCTATTGAATACACTTAAATGTCAGCATCCGTAATAGGATATGGGCTAGCTGCTTCAGTGCAGTAGTCTAAGTGTTCTCACATAAATGGAACGAAAtatttggaagtactggactaATCGTAGCACGCAAAAACTACTAGCTACTTCATCGTAGTGTGCAACTGTTTCGTAATCATGATATACAATTGCTCGTAGGCTTTTTGCTGTTGCGATTGTAAGTTATATCAAATCTTTGGGCCCCGAGTTTATAATAAACTCATAATCTATCTAAATCTGATAGACGATCAGGGTAATTATCATCATTGTTCATTAGTCTGTAAATCTTTATATATTCAACAAAGGCGCGATGGCTTAATCAGTTTTCGTAGTTCATTGACAGTGGAAATAATTGGGTACCTTAAGTATTACCTTGAAGCACGTTTTTCCATTCAGATACTGTTCCATTTACTCTCAATCTTTTATGAAAAGGAAGTTTCTTATCCCATCTTTTGCTGTACATGTTATTCTGAAGTTGGTAAGCTTCTGTACACGTCGGATGGTTTGGCAAGATCTAGGAATATTGGGTCCACAGGCACAGTGAGCTGTTCAGTCCTCTCAGTGATCAGGTTAGTCAAGTGGGTCTAAATTACGAATTCCTTGTTAATCTGGTGTTAAAACTTAATGATTCTACGTATATGAGCAAATTATTCCTGAGTATTTTTTTGTAGTACCAACCACTGCCAGTTAGACTGGCAATTTTGTAGTTAGTCGTTAGTTCCATGCTTATTAGTCCATCTAGCTTCAACACTCACAATCACTCGGAAATTGAGTTCAGAAGAGCAACGTATTGGTTAGTTCTGCCAGTGGTCGAGAGGAATATGGCAATGTGGGTGTATTCAACCACGACCCGGCGATTTACTAGATTTTAGACCATTGAATCGATCTTGGGTAACCAAAATATTTGGATGGAAAGAAATGGGTTCGTTGAACATCATATATATTAAGTCTAAAGTACAATATAGTACGAATAATGACCCTACCAGTACAGAAATATATACCGTGATTCTAAATGTAGAGTCCACAGACGTCGTGACCCGTGGAATCGCTCGCGTTAGGTCTCATACCTATCATTGAAAAATAACTTGGAAGTATAGGCTTCCAGGGCATAACTACTTGAAAACCTTGGTTTTTCAAGATTTTTCCCCACCAAACTGAAGTCTAACTGAATGAAGGCCCCTTTTTTTGTACATACATCAAGCAGCAGGTTTAGGTGGATATACGAGTTCTAGTCATGAACATTGTGTACACTATTTAGTAGTATACCTGTTCTTCGTGCTACTCAACAGTTCCTGAAATCTCGATGGAGTTTTACCAACTGGCTTGCCAAACTTGATTCATTTAACACTGCTTCCAGTACATACTGGATAGCAGATTCACGAGCATGATGTTTTGTCGACTATAAATGCTGCTACTTTTTTGAGTCCCATATAATCAGACTAGTAGAAGACTAAACATCCATGTAGTTAGTATTTACGTTCTTCTGATTTGACTTTATTGGACTATTGCTCTCAGTTACTGGGGCATGCTATATCGCTTTCTTAAGATCACCCATTCCAATAGTGAATGTTCTGTGTCTTATTTAAGACATCTGGTTTCTAGACAATCAACTTTTTCCTACAGTAATATTTCAAGATGTGCTTTTGGGAGTGTTTATATCTCAACGACTGTCATCGACTTTCTACTTTTACGTTTAATTTTTGTCTAAACAGCTGATTTTCTTCCTGGTACTCTGATGACATACTTGGTTACTGTGGACGTAATTGAGATTAGTTCAGTGATGTAAACATCAATTTGTGTGTCAACAAGACTTGTCATCACATTTTTCCTGTTATCATTCGCAATATGCTTCCGAGCGACAGTTACTGAATACTAAAACAAAGAACTTGCCAAATCTTCGTACACAGAAGGTGTACATATACGAAGACCTCTTGCCCCTTTTAGTGCTAAATACGACTCAGTTGAAACAAAAACGATTGACACTGATTTGTTAGAACATCCAAAACTAAGAGATTTACTCAACGATTAAAATACCATTGTTTTTGAATGCCATACGCTTAAGTCCTGTTCATCAATTCAATCCACTTGCAGTGTTCATTAGCGTAGTTAATGCAGTTTTTCTACTGCTAGTAATTACCTCTTACTCAAGCGCCATATATAAAAATCTAGAAAGCAAACCAAGAGTTCAAGAAAACTAGGATTTCCACTCTGACTCTCACGTTTTTTGTTAGTCTGACATTGAGAAATTATTTGGAAGTCTACCGGCATTTTACGTTTGTCCACCATAATTTCACTATCTGATGTATTAATATTTACTTAGTGATAAATATTCAAAATGCTGCTCCTTTGCCCTGCTTGTTAATCTCCCATCTATTTTGGTTTGCTCAAGCAGGTTGTATCACTAGTGTCTCGAAGACAGGTACACAAATATGTAACTGTGAGTGTACTCTTAAAGTAAGGTAGCAATTAGTTTGATGACCAACATTTACTTACGGACTTCAGATCTGTCAAGTCTGTCTTGTTTATACTTTTCACCTTCACAAATGGCCTTGGTTGTCAACCAGCGCATAAGCACAGCTTGTAAATTCCAATAAGATTTTACCTCTAACCCAGATATTTACATAAACAAACCCTCGTCAAAGCTTTTTTGTAGGTGGTTAAGTTCTTTTTCGTGATTGATACAAAATTCATTTGGAAGGAAGTATTTTAAGATTTAAGCTCAGTTTCAAACTAAACATATACTTCCTATCTGCTGGACAAAAAAGGTCCAAAATAAAGTTTCTTAATGGTTTTTTTCCTAGTCTTTGTCTGTACACCTGCAAAATCATTCTTTAAGTCTTCTACGATTTTGTCGCACTAGTTTACTAAATTCGCCATAATCTGTCCGTAGCGTAAGCTGACACAAAAGGCCAGATAATTACTGTCGAAATGTTGCTAATTGAAATGTACAGAGCAATATGATGAAATTtgatttttcattcatttggctaccCAGAAGTCCATACTACCCAACTTAACATCCAGTCTCAAATCAATTATATTAGCATTTTCTTGCACTTCATTTCTCGTTCAAGGCTCGTAACAGTAACAATTTAAAATAAGTGGTAGTCAGTATCATAATATACGTTAAGCTTTAGCTGGATGTCACGTGCTTGAATATTCATCTATTTAGATTCATAACTGCGACTAAGATAGCTTAGTATCTATGTTTTAGAAGCGATCTCATCTTTTCTTTACAATGGTTGGAGTGCATTCATGGTATTGCATCTCTAATTTCGTGAAATCCACAATTTGTAGAGTGAGACGGACAAATTCTTAGACTTACACGATAAATTTTATTCCCGTATTTAATTAACGTACGGTTTGTGTCCTAATAAAATTATCACAATTTCCAGGGAAAAAACGACGATAGAGTTGTTAGTTTAAGCATTCTTGATACATATCACTCCATTTTAAAGAACACTTTCTAATTAACATTAgtagattattattagtaattttacAAAACCGTTCTCGATTGATAATGCAAAATAACCTCATGAAAAAGTGACTCTACTTGTGCTTCTGTTAAGTTTAGGTGAGTGCACACAAAACTGAACGTAGCTAAAATTTCCTTGTAAACACTACTAGTTAAGAAATTATGACAAACAACTCAGTTCCCTGTTCTAGTTGATAACTTCGTACCAACCCATTACTTTTACCCAATGACTAAAAAATTACTTTCTATAAGGGATTGCTATAGGTTTTCTTCTCCATAACTGCGTAGCGTAATTTCTTTAACTATATATGCCACCATTTCAGCTGCGTTCTGCAACGTGTTCGTGGGTCTGCATATATAAGTTAGCTCAGAGAAGACTGTCATATTCATAATTATTCGATATCAGTCTTATGTTTCTTTCGTTATTGTTTTAGTTTAATAACATCATCAATGGTCTGATATAGTAAAATCCGATTTTTCTCAGTAAAAACCTTCATGGACGCGATAATTATGCATAGTTCTTCGAGATCTACAGTGATATCACAGAAATCCCACACTTATATTTTACACATACCCCAAGTTTGTGTTTAGATATATTACTATGGGGATCTGTTCAGTGAGTGTTTGTAGCGATTAGTTTTTTTTCATGATGAGATGACCTGTGGTTGCAATCAAAGCAAATGTTCTTTGTAGAAAAAGTATTTTAGCTATGTATCATGTAAGACTTCATACTGGATTTGGATTCCAAATATCATCAAACTACGCTTGACGTGGTCTCAGTCATTCATTTGAACAAACTTGGGTTTACTTTCGTTTGGAAGTTTAATTTCTGAAGATCGAAGGTGCTGCTTTGTCTGTACCACCTGAAAATACTATCAATTCATTAGATGAAGAAAAACTTAACTTTAGCAAAGGTAACTCGGGCTTTACTGAATGTGCACATACCATTCACATTTATTGACAACTTAATCTAAAGTGTTCTTGAATTGTCAACGTTTAACTGGATTAGTTTTGGCGTGACCGAGTCCAATACCTAGCTATATAGCACAAAAATGTATCAATCAGTCAAAATGTAAGAACTGACACTAATACCCAACAGCTTCAGTTGTTAATTCATGTAAACAcaacaagaaaaagaaactgAGAGTTAAAATACTATGCAAAAATTTAACTTAAGAAtgctgaaaataaattatttgacagATCTGAAgtgttatttatttacagaaaGATCTGGAGTGAATACGTTCGCTCCGGTTTTCAAtcatataatttaatatttcaaaCCATGTGAATTGTTTAACTTTCCTTTAGTTAGctattgtaaattattattatccaagAGTAGGAGGACTCGAGAAGTACTATGCTTCTTACTATTTCGTATCCTGCTAAGCAATCGGCCTTATGTCCAACGTCAGTGCACTTCGGTGCTGTCGGGGAAGTTGTTCAAACTTGCGTATTTGTCAGAAAGTACTTTTGCAAAACGATGAGATCGAGTTTTTAAAGTAGCAGGTAATCACACCGTAACAATCTTAGTGAATCAGATGTTGGTCtgagtttaaatgaataaataataaaataatttcattaaattagCTTGTATTTTCATCTGGTGAGATTGCAGTAATCAGTTACACACTTGAGTTTGCCGAATCTGAATATACGAGAAAATAACCAGAATAATGCTTACAAATTTGTTTGATCCTTGTCGCCGTTGGGAATGCTGAATGTCTTCAAATGTCCAAGCACCCAGTAAGAAACAATTCGTTGCATTTTTATATTTGTTACCATATGACCAAAATATTTTCCAAGAAAATGTCTCCTATCATCCGcatttacaaacaattgatttACACAACTCTTCTTTAGTTTATATGTCGGTATTTTTCCAACCCCTTTTGTTCATTTAAATTGTAAATCCGAAAACTGAATATGTTTTTCTCATTCCAGCATTGTTTGGGAGTTACTGCCTATATTGAGTCTGAATCAGTAAATGCTCAATTTCTTTTTTGACTAGCATCGATTGTCCAAGAGTTAAATGTTACCTTGTTCTCACCAacacattttattatttcaaattacCTTTTTAACTTTCTCCACTCAATGTGTTTTGTTTTTCCTCTTTGTATAGATTTATTATAGTCTATCTGTATCAATTACAACTGATTTATTTGCTTCATAagataaaatacaataaaataatgtGGTTTCTAACCAAAAATTGTTCATTTATCAATAGAGTCAACCCGTTTATTTTCAGAATTTCACCTTTTTTATTTTGAGTTCTTTTATCGTCATGTAGAGTATGTGGTCTGCTGTTTGCCATGAACTACTGTTCTAGTCACATGTAGTTGATATAAGTCATATTACAAATAATTGTATATTTTTGTAGTATCGCGTTACGTAACAGGGCTTTTTATTAAAGTTTTAAATATCTGTTTGGACAACCTTTTCATTTCTGACTCCGTTTGCTTTAACCTGATAGTATTATTTTAATGCAGTAATCTAAAGTAACTTTTGTGGTCAACGTCAAGTCACATCTGTTGTGCGAGAGCTAGAAGTACTGACTGTCTCTCTGAAAAAACAAATTAGAATTTGAGTATGGTCCCATAATTTGGTGACTAGATATGtaaagacagtcctactgtttACCAGTCAGGAGTTTGTCTCCGTCGTTTGAAGAGAAAAAtaaccagcattctcaaacATGTAAATTTGCAACCTGTTTTCAGCGATATTAGATTATTTGGTAGATGATTACTTATTCCAACGAACCATCttaatttttctaaatattcaTAACACTTTTGACTTTGTTCCATAAGGTGCCTTTCTATAGTTCGACTACTCTAAATTTGTGGTAATGTCAATGGCATGGAATTCATTAGTTCAATCATCAGGATTTTTTGTCTAAATACCATCCTGTGAGTACCATTCCGGGATCGCAGATTAATATCACTCTCAGTTTACAAGTCAGGCATCAATGTTAATATACTAACATTGTTGGATGTTTAGAAAAATGTAAGGACTCAGGAAATTAACAATTGCTAATCgtttaatctttttttcttcactaTCGCACACTATAATTCATATATTACCGGGAACAGCATCGAAATGCAGTACTCTGCAATAGATTTCTCACATACAGGCCGTCGTGAGTTTTCATGGTAAAACGGACTTCGGAGTTGACTTGGTATGCAAATAACTTAAGTCACTTCCTGACCTAAAAATTTGTGtactaataaattaaaaagaatgTCTTATGACATCATTTCTTAAAAGACGGTCGACATTCTCGTAATTTCCCTGGGAAACAATAAAGGTAGTTAAACAACGACGGTAAAATTTGATTATTACTTTTCCCTTATATGATGGATATACTTCTGAAATAACTACCGAATAACCATTTTTACCTCTTAGGTACACACCAGATCTGCACTTCAAATGTGCATGTTAAATAGAATCATTTTATTCTTGTTTACACCCAGCGGGCTAATTTTAATTTCTGGTAAAATAACCTCTAATTCTTGTCGTCTGCATTAAAGACGACATAAGGGTTGTCACTAAGCCctactacattactactcaGGCAGTTTACAACTGTTGCCTACCATCAGAAGAGTCTTACCTTTGATTATCTGGCCACTAAAAATACTGTAGATAGACGTAAATTGAACTATAATTCTCCTTTGTTTGATTTAAAAATAGTCCTAAAATAGAACTACAGATCTTGATAAAGGATTCACCTCTCTATTCTTATTAGATGATTAAGGTAGAGAAATATTTTTACTTTTCAGTTAAATTGATCATCCGTATTTggtacccctttgtaccaatctTTATGTGTGAAAATAAATTGAGCTGCTGTTTCAACGACGCAGTGATACTGTTACTATCTAAATAGTGATGTGCTCGTTGAGGAACTAGACTGTCGTCTATACCTAACGTGTTGCAGCTGATATATACCACGTAAAAATACGAGACTTTTGTCGGTCCGGGCTTAAACTAATTAAGTAATGGCTATATGATGATTTTGACATCAGTTCTCCACGAACTCTACACAGGTCACTTTTTCATAACGTGAATTTATGGCACACCACTCAAATTTCGTTACCTTTTATCCCTCAGGTTGTGATGCAAAGCGCTACAACAGTATGTCTTTTGTTCTTCCATGTTATTTGGCAAGTGA from Schistosoma haematobium chromosome ZW, whole genome shotgun sequence includes:
- the KHDRBS2_2 gene encoding KH domain-containing, RNA-binding, signal transduction-associated protein 2, variant 2 (EggNog:ENOG410V5DP~COG:A), whose product is MKIGELRPEQSATVEALVRELQNLDSSAFPALYSLAENELFRLRGGIADSFDLVSNKPVKVRAKIEIPQAQYPAINFVGKLLGPGGQTLRAVQETTKTKMAILGAGSLRDDAKEKQLLSNGDPKYQHLKQKLHLQVDSLGPPSESCYRLAHALAEVRKIMLPEQTEPTAQQWVQQNQPLPVAGRNVSVRNIRPPLRGPPPPPLQAPFAAPPVQLPFRGRGKPWIGRGVAKNGVAIQPPVPVASEVFANDVNTVAYPPITLYEQNEFNSHVFEDFGTNYGQDDTWGKVSIPEPRGRGRGHPYARPGINNDHNNFG
- the KHDRBS2_2 gene encoding KH domain-containing, RNA-binding, signal transduction-associated protein 2 (EggNog:ENOG410V5DP~COG:A) produces the protein MKIGELRPEQSATVEALVRELQNLDSSAFPALYSLAENELFRLRGGIADSFDLVSNKPVKVRAKIEIPQAQYPAINFVGKLLGPGGQTLRAVQETTKTKMAILGAGSLRDDAKEKQLLSNGDPKYQHLKQKLHLQVDSLGPPSESCYRLAHALAEVRKIMLPEQTEPTAQQWVQQNQPLPVAGRNVSVRNIRPPLRGPPPPPLQAPFAAPPVQLPFRGRGKPWIGRGVAKNGVAIQPPVPVASEVFANDVNTVAYPPITLYEQNEFNSHVFEDFGTNYGRSGSFAFSPILCSSLRV